The sequence CTGAGCAAACCCAAATTATCACTACTTGGAACACCACCAGCCAAGCCTACCCTGAGCAGCTTACGTTTGCCCAACTTTTTGAGGCCCAAGTTGCCAAAACACCTGAGGCAATTGCCCTAATTGGCGAAGATCAGGTGCTCAGCTACCACGAACTTAATCAGCGTGCCAATCAATTGGCTTATCGGTTGCAAGCCCAAGGTGTTGGCCCCGAACGTTTGGTTGGCATTTGTTGCGATCGCTCAATTGCGATGGTGGTGGCGTTGTTGGCCACGCTCAAAGCTGGCGGCGCATATATCCCACTTGATCCAGCTTATCCCAACGAGCGCTTGGCTTGGATGCTCAACGATTCGCAAGCAGCACTGGTTTTGACCCAAAGCCATTTGCTCGAAAAAGTGCAACAACTCAAGCAGGCCGATTTAACCGTGCTTGATCTGGCGACGATTTGTGATGGCAGTGAGCCAAGCCAAAATCTTGTCAGTGTTGTTCAGCCCGCCAATTTGGCCTATATCGTCTATACCTCTGGCTCAACTGGCCAGCCCAAAGGCGTGATGGCAAGCCAGCAAGGCTTAACCAATTTGGTAACAGCCCAAATTGCCGGCTTTGGGGTAACCTCAGCAAGTCGGGTGTTGCAATTTGCTTCGTTCAGCTTCGATGCAGCGATCTCCGAGATTGGCATGGCGTTGGCTTCAGGCGCAAGTTTGGTACTCATGCCTGCAGGTGGTCTAGCCGCCGGAACCGATGTGCTGGCATTGATTCGTCAACACAACATTACGGTAGCAACCTTGCCACCATCGTTATTGGCAGTGCTTTCAGCTGATCAAGCTCCCAGTTTGACCACAGTAATTGCTGCTGGCGAGGCTTCGAGCAACGAGGTTGTGCAACGCTGGGCAGTTGAGCGCAATTTGATCAATGCCTATGGGCCAAGCGAAACTACGGTTTGCGCGAGCTTGACTCAGCTTGAGCCAAATCTGGTAGGTACGCCACCGATTGGCCGACCACTAGCCAATTTACAAGTCTATTTGCTCGATCAACAGCAGCAAATCGTGCCAGTTGGCGTAATTGGCGAAATCTATGTTGGCGGAGTTGGCGTGGCTCGCGGCTATCTGAAACGGCCCGATCTGACCGCCGAGCGCTTTATCCCCAACCAATTTAGCGCAACTCCAGGCCAACGCCTGTATCGCACTGGCGATCTAGGCCGCTATCGGGTTGATGGCCAAATTGAATTTGTTGGACGAATCGATCAGCAGATCAAATTACGCGGCCATCGGATCGAGCTAGGCGAAATTAGTAGCCTGCTGAATGCCCATTCAGCGGTTGAGCAAAGCGTGGTGTTGGTGCACGATCACGCTAGCAGCACGGCGCGGCTGATTGCCTATGTTGTGGCAAATAGCACCAGCAGCAATGCCCTCAGCGAATTGCAAATCGCCGCAGGAACCAGCCAAGCCCCAGCAAGCTACGATTTAGCGGCAGATTTACAAGCCTATGCCAAGCAAAAACTGCCAGCATTTGCCGTGCCTAGTGTCTTCGTGGTGTTGCCAAGCATGCCGCTAACGCCCAACGGCAAGATCGATCAACGCAAACTAGCTGAGCATACGCCCAGCCCAAATCCAACCAATAGCGGCGATATTGCACCGCAAACCAACCTTGAACAAACCTTGACCACACTTTGGCAAGAAGTATTAAATGTGCCCGCCCTAAGCACCCAAGCCAATTTCTTCGATCTTGGCGGCAATTCGCTGGCGATGGTTCAAGTACACAGCCGCTTGCAAGAGCTTTTGGGGCGCGAGTTGGTGCTCTTGGATTTATTCAAATACCCAACCATTCAAAGTTTAGCGGTTTACTTGAGCAGCGAACAATCGGCTCAAGCTTCAACCTTTGTTGATCGCGACAATCGAGCGCAGCAACAGCGCCAAGCTATGCAACGTCAACGTCGCCGCCGCTAGCAGAGAGGAATATACCGATGAGTTATGATGAAACCGATGGCAATTTTGATATTGCTGTGGTAGGTTTGGCGGGGCGCTGGGCTGGCGCTCCCGATACAGATCGCTTTTGGCAGCAGCTTTGCGCTGGAGCCGAGGGCATTAGCTTTTTTGATGACGAGCAATTGCTGGCCGCAGGCGTTACGCCTGAGCAACTAGCTCATCCACGCTATGTCAAAGCTGGCTCGGTGCTCGAAGGGGTCGAGCTATTCGATGCAGCCTTTTTTGGCTACTCGCCACGCGAGGCCGAATTGCTCGATCCACAGCAGCGAATTTTTCTGGAATGTGCGTGGCAAGCCTTGGAGCATGCAGGCTACAACGCCTCAACCTACCCCGGCTTGATCGGCGTATTTGCTGGCTCAAGCCTCAATACCTACTTGCTGCGCAACCTAGCCAGCCAACAAGGCCGAGGCACAATTCCCGATCTATTTCAGCTGATTATGGGCAATGACAAAGACTTTTTGCCCACTCGTGTTAGCTATAAGTTGAATTTGCGTGGGCCAAGTTTTAGCGTGCAAAGTGCCTGCTCAACCTCATTGGTTGCAACCCATTTGGCCTGCCAAAGCCTATTGGGCTACCAATGCGATATCGCGCTGGCTGGCGGAATTTCGATTACCGTGCCACAACATCAAGGCTATTTGGCCCAAGAAGGCGGCATTCTCACCCCCGACGGCCATTGCCGCACGTTCGATGCCCAAGCCCAAGGCACACTCAACGGCAACGGCGCAGGCATCGTGGTTTTAAAACGGCTCGACGATGCCTTGGCTGATGGCGATTCGATCTATGCGGTAATCAAAGGCTCAGCCGTCAACAACGATGGTGCACTCAAAATTGGCTACACCGCACCGAGCATCGATGGGCAAGCCGCCGTGATTCAGGCCGCCCAAGCGGTGGCCGATGTCGATCCAGCAACAATTTCCTATATCGAAGCCCACGGCACGGCCACCGCCCTCGGCGATCCAATCGAGGTTGCCGCTTTAACCAAGGCCTTCCGTCAACAAACTGATAAAACGCAGTTTTGTATGCTTGGCTCGGTCAAATCCAATTTTGGGCATCTTGATACTGCGGCGGGCGTAACCAGCTTGATAAAAACCGTGCTGGCCTTGCATCACAACAAAATTCCCGCCAGCTTACATTTTCAAACCCCCAATCCGCAACTTGAGCTTGAAACTTCGCCGTTTTATGTCAACACTCAATTAAGTGATTGGCCAAGCGATCAGCCAATTCGGCGGGCGGGGGTTAGTTCATTTGGAATTGGCGGCACGAATGCGCATGTTGTGCTTGAAGAAGCGCCCATGCTCGAACCAACCGAGGAAACTGACGCTTGGCAAATGTTGGTGATTTCGGGGCGTAATCGGGCCACCTTGAATGCGGCCACCAAAAATCTGGCCGAGCACCTTGAAGCTAACCCACAGCTAGCCTTAGCCGATGTTGCCTACACCTTGCAAATTGGCCGCCAAGCCTTTAATCATCGGCGGGTGCTGCTATGCCGTTCGCTGGATGAGGCCAGCCAAATTTTGCGCCAACGTGATAAGCGCATGATCAGCAGCCAAGTCAGCGCGGCGACTCCTGCGGTGGTATTTATGTTCCCTGGCGGTGGCGTGCAATACCCCAGCATGGGCCAAGAACTCTATCAAACCCAGCCGATCTTCCGCGCAGCGGTTGAACGCTGTTTGGCCATGCTTAAACCTGAAACCAGCGCCAATCTACGCCAGTTGGTCTATAGCGAAAACGCCAAAGTTGATGAGCAACAATTGGCGACAATGCTCTACAGTTTGTTGGCAATTTTTATCAGCGAGTATGCCCTCGCTCAATTATGGCTGGCATGGGGCATCCAGCCTGTCGCCTTGATTGGCCATAGCTTGGGTGAATATACGGCGGCCCATTTGGCTGGCTCGATCTCGCTTGAGGCGGCTTTGCAATTAGTTGAGCTACGTGGCCGCTTGATGGATCAGCTTGAAGATGGTGCGATGATCAACATTGCCCTCGCTGAAGCTGAGGTTTTGCCGTTGCTCAGCGAACAACTTTCGCTAGCGGCAGTCAATGGGCCTGAACATTCGGTTGTGGCTGGCTCGATTGCAGCAATTCAAGCCCTTGAGCTTGAGCTAGAACAGCGGGCAATCAAATATCGGCGCTTGCCGATTCGCGTTGCAGCCCATTCTAGCTTGCTCAAGCCAATGGTGGCCGAATTTGCCGCCTTTGCCCAGACAATCAGCATGCAACCAGCCATAATTCCCTATATTTCCAATGTAACTGGCGCTTGGATGAGCCATGAACAATGGTCAAACCCAAACTATTGGACTGAGCATTTACAATCGACCGTGCGATTTAGCGCTGGAATGAGCCAACTTTTGCAAAATCCAGCTCATCTATTTCTCGAAGTTGGGCCTGGCCAAACCCTCACAACCTTAACTCGCGCTCAAGCCAACTTTGGAGCCGAACGGGTGGTAGCGCAATCGATGCGCCATCCCCAAGATCAACAAACTGATACCCAATGTTTGTTAACTGCGGTTGGGCGGTTATGGCTGGCTGGCGTAGCAATTGATTGGACCAAACTAAGCGAGATCAAGCGTCGCCGCGTGGCCCTGCCAACCTATCCCTTCGAACGCAAACGCTACTGGGTTGAGCAATTTACCAGCACTGAAACCCAAGGCCCGACCTTGCTCGAAGCGGCCCAAGGTGGTTATAGTTTGCCCGAAAGCAGCGAGCAAACCGAGGCTAGTCCAGGCTACGAGCGCCCTAATCTGACCACCGAATATG is a genomic window of Chloroflexota bacterium containing:
- a CDS encoding acyltransferase domain-containing protein — translated: MSYDETDGNFDIAVVGLAGRWAGAPDTDRFWQQLCAGAEGISFFDDEQLLAAGVTPEQLAHPRYVKAGSVLEGVELFDAAFFGYSPREAELLDPQQRIFLECAWQALEHAGYNASTYPGLIGVFAGSSLNTYLLRNLASQQGRGTIPDLFQLIMGNDKDFLPTRVSYKLNLRGPSFSVQSACSTSLVATHLACQSLLGYQCDIALAGGISITVPQHQGYLAQEGGILTPDGHCRTFDAQAQGTLNGNGAGIVVLKRLDDALADGDSIYAVIKGSAVNNDGALKIGYTAPSIDGQAAVIQAAQAVADVDPATISYIEAHGTATALGDPIEVAALTKAFRQQTDKTQFCMLGSVKSNFGHLDTAAGVTSLIKTVLALHHNKIPASLHFQTPNPQLELETSPFYVNTQLSDWPSDQPIRRAGVSSFGIGGTNAHVVLEEAPMLEPTEETDAWQMLVISGRNRATLNAATKNLAEHLEANPQLALADVAYTLQIGRQAFNHRRVLLCRSLDEASQILRQRDKRMISSQVSAATPAVVFMFPGGGVQYPSMGQELYQTQPIFRAAVERCLAMLKPETSANLRQLVYSENAKVDEQQLATMLYSLLAIFISEYALAQLWLAWGIQPVALIGHSLGEYTAAHLAGSISLEAALQLVELRGRLMDQLEDGAMINIALAEAEVLPLLSEQLSLAAVNGPEHSVVAGSIAAIQALELELEQRAIKYRRLPIRVAAHSSLLKPMVAEFAAFAQTISMQPAIIPYISNVTGAWMSHEQWSNPNYWTEHLQSTVRFSAGMSQLLQNPAHLFLEVGPGQTLTTLTRAQANFGAERVVAQSMRHPQDQQTDTQCLLTAVGRLWLAGVAIDWTKLSEIKRRRVALPTYPFERKRYWVEQFTSTETQGPTLLEAAQGGYSLPESSEQTEASPGYERPNLTTEYVAPSNNLEHMITALWGAVLGVPLIGIHDNFFELGGDSLLALQVATHLTEKVHTTIGVRSLFEAPTIAELAQLVQAQTAEQAGELSSLVRLQPQGQAAPFFCIHPMSGMANVYAALAQLLGTQRPFYGVQAFGLEYPEMPLDNIKVMAQRYLSDIRQVQPQGPYLLGGWSMGGSIAFEIASQLVTQGETVSLLALIDTPAKLTGTSPATLTDLELLIAMLGVDANILGIDDPKAEASEAVWNELLSIIKQHLGLPESYTLQRLRHLVSTFRTHSQAVWNYQPANYPNDVLVLRAADLAGEHDDQLNEAYRMADLGWSQFVSGQIQVQTIPGTHNTLLNEPSLPILASHLAVALHNVAANPSLTPSHHEGSNEIAIMD
- a CDS encoding amino acid adenylation domain-containing protein — its product is MSDYSERLAALSPAKRALLLQKIQDKANKAAQQIQPRLDQSSYPLSFAQQRLWLIEQLQPNAALYNISIPILIRGVYPELPSILTQCLTAISQRHEPLRASFSMVDGLPQQSIMALESVEMPLVDLSELTSSEREAAVHQFMQAETERPFDLRHDQLFRANLLRISPNEHLLLLIIHHIAFDAWSVKIFIQEFEAIFTALENQQPLPQFAPLALQYADFAAWQREWLQGATLDQQLSYWKNQLAGELPVLALPTDRPRPAIQTFKGGRHTFWISTELTNQLNHLSQQHQATLFMLLLSAWVSLLHRYSGQNDIIVGSPIANRNRRELEDLIGFFVNTLVLRVKCADDPNFLDLLEHVREVALGAYAHQDLPFEMLVDALQPTRDLSRSALFQVLFVLQNVSMGGQHSAFDILEDVASPSKFDLTLSMFEFEQGLRATIEYNIDLFDASTIERMSQHYVTLLSSINQQPQTKLSQLAMLTAAEQTQIITTWNTTSQAYPEQLTFAQLFEAQVAKTPEAIALIGEDQVLSYHELNQRANQLAYRLQAQGVGPERLVGICCDRSIAMVVALLATLKAGGAYIPLDPAYPNERLAWMLNDSQAALVLTQSHLLEKVQQLKQADLTVLDLATICDGSEPSQNLVSVVQPANLAYIVYTSGSTGQPKGVMASQQGLTNLVTAQIAGFGVTSASRVLQFASFSFDAAISEIGMALASGASLVLMPAGGLAAGTDVLALIRQHNITVATLPPSLLAVLSADQAPSLTTVIAAGEASSNEVVQRWAVERNLINAYGPSETTVCASLTQLEPNLVGTPPIGRPLANLQVYLLDQQQQIVPVGVIGEIYVGGVGVARGYLKRPDLTAERFIPNQFSATPGQRLYRTGDLGRYRVDGQIEFVGRIDQQIKLRGHRIELGEISSLLNAHSAVEQSVVLVHDHASSTARLIAYVVANSTSSNALSELQIAAGTSQAPASYDLAADLQAYAKQKLPAFAVPSVFVVLPSMPLTPNGKIDQRKLAEHTPSPNPTNSGDIAPQTNLEQTLTTLWQEVLNVPALSTQANFFDLGGNSLAMVQVHSRLQELLGRELVLLDLFKYPTIQSLAVYLSSEQSAQASTFVDRDNRAQQQRQAMQRQRRRR